One genomic segment of Phalacrocorax carbo chromosome Z, bPhaCar2.1, whole genome shotgun sequence includes these proteins:
- the LOC135310497 gene encoding cyclin-dependent kinase 4 inhibitor B-like, whose product MARASGTTADELANAAARGDLQRLKEMLDGAADPNAVNSYGRTPIQVMMLGSPRVAELLLQRGADPNRPDPRTGCLPAHDAARAGFLETLAALHRAGARLDLPDGRGRLPLDVAAGGPHGPVGRFLRHPPPHA is encoded by the exons ATGGCGCGGGCGAGCGGCACGACGGCGGACGAGCTGGCCAACGCCGCCGCCCGCGGCGACCTGCAGCGCCTGAAGGAGATGCTGGATGGCGCGGCGGACCCCAACGCCGTCAATTCCTACGGCCGGACGCCCATCCAG GTGATGATGCTGGGCAGCCCGCGGGTGGccgagctgctgctgcagcgcGGAGCCGACCCCAACCGCCCCGACCCGCGCACCGGCTGCCTCCCGGCGCACGACGCCGCCCGCGCCGGCTTCCTGGAGACGCTGGCGGCGCTGCACCGCGCCGGGGCGCGCCTCGACCTGCCCGACGGCCGCGGCCGCCTCCCTCTCGACGTGGCGGCGGGGGGTCCCCACGGCCCCGTGGGGCGCTTCCTGCGCCACCCGCCGCCCCACGCCTAG